ACCTTGTTATTGAACTATCTGGTGGTAATCAATTACGATATATTGACCTGCGTCAGTTTGGTTATGTTATCTTAACCAAAACATCGATATTATCTGAGCTTACGCAATTGGCGGGACTTGGTGATGAGCCGCTGAAGATTTCATTATCCGATTTCAAAAGATTAATTTCTACGAAAAAGGGGCGGATAAAGTCGTTATTACTTAATCAATCATTTCTCGCTGGAATTGGCAATATTTATGCAGATGAATCCTTACATCTGGCACGGATTCATCCCCTTCAATTAGCCTCAACATTGACTCAATCGCAAATAAAAATACTTTATCAATCTATCAGGAATGTCTTAAGCGCGGCGATTCTGTATCGAGGTTCAAGTATCAGCAACTATGTTGATTCAAGTGGTCAGGAAGGTGGTTATCAGAGATTCCATCGGGTTTATCAACGGGAAGGGCAAGTGTGCGTTACCTGTCAGGAAAAGATATCGCGAGTAAAAATAGGCGGTCGCTCAAGCTATTTTTGCCCGCATTGCCAAAAACTGAACTTTCGTGTGAATATGGATAAACACAGATAAATTCTAGTGTCGTGTTGAACAAATAACGCACGGAATTTGATTCTGGTAACTGGTGATTGGTAACTGGTAATTAAATACCGTTCGGCTGAGCTCAGGACGAAACTATTTAACCAGTTACCAGTTACCAATTACCAATTATCCGTTTGCAGGTTACGAAACCTGATGATACTCCGTGCAAAACTTACTCAACACCACACTATTATAGCATTCTCTAAATACATATAATAGTTATTAACGAAAAATTCTCATAGAACAGATATAGCAACAGGGTTGATGGTTGATAGTTTATAGTTGATAGTTTCATAGACTATCAACCATCAACTATCAACAATACTAATGTGAACTTTTGGTTAATACTTACTATAATATTGTTATATCTACTTAGAGAACGCTTTACTAGTGTCGTGTTGAACAAATAACGCACGGAATTTGATTCTGGTAACTGGTGATTGGTAACTGGTAATTAAATACCGTTCGGCTGAGCTCAGGACGAAACTATTTAACCAGTTACCAGTTACCAATTACCAATTGTCCGTTTGCAGGTTACGAAACCTGATGATACTCCGTGCAAAACTTACTCAACACCACACTAGTGCGAACCTTTAGGTTTGCCTTCCTGTTTGCCAGAAGCGAGGCTAAAGCCTCGCACTACAAATCTTTTTGTGCATTCGTGTGCATTCCTGTTTATTCGTGGTTATATATTCCCTCTGTGTTCTCTGTAACTCTGTGGGCTATATGA
The bacterium genome window above contains:
- the mutM gene encoding bifunctional DNA-formamidopyrimidine glycosylase/DNA-(apurinic or apyrimidinic site) lyase, encoding MPELPEVETIVRGLQQQIIGQKIIKVSVHLPKIIKQETKEFASQLKDTQIQGISRRGKMIIITLSNNLSLLIHLKLSGQIVYTSPRSPMANHTHLVIELSGGNQLRYIDLRQFGYVILTKTSILSELTQLAGLGDEPLKISLSDFKRLISTKKGRIKSLLLNQSFLAGIGNIYADESLHLARIHPLQLASTLTQSQIKILYQSIRNVLSAAILYRGSSISNYVDSSGQEGGYQRFHRVYQREGQVCVTCQEKISRVKIGGRSSYFCPHCQKLNFRVNMDKHR